In Spirochaetota bacterium, one genomic interval encodes:
- the tpx gene encoding thiol peroxidase, whose protein sequence is MKELKGVITFKGSPLTLSGENFVEVGDVAPDFTAYDTNLNPVKLSDFRGKKVIISSVPSLDTSVCDIETKKFNDIAKKLDPNVVILTISMDLPFAQKRWCGANDVQNVKTVSDYKDREFATKYGVYINELGLLARVVFVVDENGKVKYKQVVKEVASEPDYDDVLKNL, encoded by the coding sequence ATGAAAGAGTTGAAAGGTGTTATAACATTCAAGGGAAGTCCTTTGACACTGTCTGGGGAGAATTTTGTTGAGGTTGGTGATGTTGCTCCTGACTTTACTGCTTATGATACAAACCTGAACCCTGTGAAGTTATCCGACTTTAGGGGGAAGAAAGTTATCATATCTTCTGTTCCTTCGCTTGATACATCAGTTTGTGATATTGAGACCAAAAAGTTCAATGATATTGCGAAGAAACTTGACCCTAATGTTGTTATACTGACGATAAGTATGGATTTACCTTTCGCACAGAAGAGGTGGTGTGGTGCTAACGATGTTCAGAACGTTAAGACTGTCTCTGACTATAAGGATAGAGAGTTTGCTACAAAGTATGGTGTTTATATTAATGAACTTGGACTTCTTGCTAGGGTAGTATTCGTAGTTGATGAAAACGGCAAGGTTAAATACAAGCAAGTTGTGAAGGAAGTTGCTAGTGAGCCTGACTATGACGATGTTTTGAAAAATCTCTAA
- a CDS encoding heavy metal translocating P-type ATPase, with the protein MRYILKNIDCLDCAVKIEKSLINSGIKDAKVDFKTSSLITSETNLSKIREIVSKVEDEVVVLETDEDDRKDNHILKALINSIPFILTIGYGILNTNIQISPILDYTIVFIILLFGGYRTFLKAFRKIKNRDLFDENFLVSLATISAIAINETFEGLLLITLFNIGTTLEEIAVSRARSRIQKSIQDNFSKVRIKKQDGVEAIVDAEDVEVGEIILVKPGERIILDGEVVKGSAFVDKSAITGEPLPQSVSVGDKVVSGSISLDGVLEIRVSSKFKETTLHKILEEIESDTNKTKTERFVSRLSKIYTPSVIVVGLFVASVIPIILGSYDFKEWIYRGLVIIVISCPCAIAISVPLTYFRAVGLLAVRNILLKNTSSIDKLSDVRAIFFDKTGTLTEGVMKVKSIRTAEGVSEEELISTSLQLARQSNHIISKSIVHNFKNINSPYTTVKSIKEMPGYGVYGIVNGEEVMIGNDKILHKNNIPHNECAKDITAVCVVRNGKYLGFISFDDTLREEAKDVFNVLRQNGIEDIFILTGDNERSAKLIEASLKPNKVFYELSPKDKSTILEEYKSKYKKPVAYVGDGINDSMVMLKSDVGISFNTPVNSILLSSSDVIINSPRLERVLETFLISKNTRKVIIQNIVLSLSVKIGISIAGVFGFIPLWLAVLSDTGLSLITVANSLFRDFSKHRHSQAH; encoded by the coding sequence ATGAGATACATACTTAAAAACATTGACTGTCTAGACTGTGCAGTCAAGATAGAGAAAAGTTTGATAAACTCTGGTATAAAAGATGCAAAAGTGGATTTCAAAACATCATCACTTATAACTTCTGAAACAAACCTATCAAAGATAAGAGAAATAGTCAGCAAGGTAGAAGATGAAGTTGTGGTTCTAGAAACAGACGAAGATGACAGAAAAGATAATCATATCTTGAAGGCTTTAATAAACTCTATACCATTCATTCTAACGATAGGATATGGTATCCTAAATACTAACATTCAGATTTCTCCAATACTTGATTACACTATCGTATTCATAATACTCCTCTTTGGTGGTTATAGGACATTCCTGAAAGCGTTTAGGAAAATAAAGAATAGAGACCTATTTGATGAAAATTTCCTAGTTTCGTTGGCGACAATATCCGCAATAGCAATCAACGAAACATTTGAAGGATTACTACTTATAACACTATTCAATATAGGAACGACACTAGAAGAAATAGCAGTAAGTAGAGCGAGAAGTAGAATTCAGAAAAGCATTCAGGACAACTTTAGCAAGGTAAGAATCAAGAAACAGGACGGAGTTGAAGCAATCGTAGATGCGGAGGATGTAGAAGTAGGTGAGATTATACTAGTAAAGCCGGGCGAAAGAATAATACTTGATGGTGAAGTGGTAAAAGGTAGTGCCTTTGTTGATAAATCTGCGATAACAGGAGAACCATTACCACAGAGTGTTTCGGTAGGAGATAAAGTAGTATCTGGGTCTATCAGTCTAGATGGCGTTCTTGAGATAAGAGTTTCTTCAAAATTCAAAGAAACTACACTACACAAGATACTTGAAGAGATTGAAAGCGATACGAATAAAACTAAAACAGAGCGTTTTGTGTCAAGGCTATCAAAGATATACACTCCTTCCGTTATAGTAGTAGGTTTATTTGTTGCATCAGTAATTCCAATAATACTCGGTAGTTATGACTTTAAAGAGTGGATATACAGAGGTCTTGTGATAATAGTAATATCCTGTCCCTGTGCGATAGCCATAAGCGTTCCACTAACATATTTTAGAGCAGTAGGACTTCTAGCAGTAAGAAATATACTCCTTAAGAATACATCTTCTATTGACAAACTTTCAGATGTAAGAGCAATCTTCTTTGACAAAACAGGAACTCTCACAGAAGGAGTTATGAAGGTTAAGAGTATTAGAACAGCGGAAGGCGTATCCGAAGAAGAACTAATTAGTACATCCCTACAACTAGCAAGACAATCTAACCATATCATCTCAAAATCAATAGTCCATAACTTCAAAAACATAAATTCTCCTTACACTACGGTAAAAAGTATCAAAGAGATGCCTGGATATGGAGTTTATGGAATTGTAAATGGTGAAGAAGTAATGATAGGCAACGATAAAATACTCCACAAAAATAATATTCCTCACAACGAATGTGCGAAGGACATAACAGCAGTTTGCGTTGTTAGAAACGGTAAGTATCTCGGTTTTATATCCTTTGATGATACCTTGAGAGAAGAAGCAAAAGATGTTTTCAATGTGTTGAGACAAAACGGAATAGAAGACATATTCATACTCACAGGAGACAATGAAAGAAGCGCTAAGCTAATAGAAGCATCTTTGAAACCTAACAAGGTTTTTTACGAACTATCACCAAAAGACAAATCAACTATCCTAGAAGAATATAAATCAAAATATAAAAAGCCTGTTGCTTATGTAGGAGACGGTATAAACGATAGTATGGTAATGCTAAAGTCTGATGTAGGAATATCATTCAATACACCAGTGAATTCAATACTATTATCCTCTTCAGATGTTATAATAAATAGTCCAAGACTAGAGAGAGTTCTAGAAACATTTCTAATATCCAAAAACACAAGAAAAGTGATTATTCAAAACATTGTTCTATCGCTATCTGTAAAGATAGGTATATCAATTGCTGGAGTTTTCGGGTTCATTCCACTATGGTTAGCAGTCTTATCAGACACTGGACTATCACTTATTACAGTCGCAAACTCGTTGTTTAGAGATTTTTCAAAACATCGTCATAGTCAGGCTCACTAG